One Setaria viridis chromosome 5, Setaria_viridis_v4.0, whole genome shotgun sequence genomic region harbors:
- the LOC117858912 gene encoding uncharacterized protein, with translation MACAAAHMFAYNATLCACDPGYYLRANSSGGNSSCAPLLGGGGDGDGFGDWHVGSVGATRNQSFYFLTPVLSLDVVRRLTQSQAVLLWAALAALLAWFAFCAAARFVGRDPARHKKLFDSRFWISRLDCIFDNNHYAEDQQVLRKRKTELGGTFSVATLILFLGLVTVLLYQAIKRRSVEVHRVKPANAPDLLDFVNDLEFHITTVSSMSCAQAVAPSTIAMGTPGFMDFRVQPLSTLLTYSCQNTSDGPSITLKCNGCRIPPRDHYVSWQFVDLPRQPAAAVGFQFNLTAKQHGDNSDVSFVSGTISSNNFVDDKLKTFRGRDSNVLKIQLFPQIYNNHHGLKLLQPLLQDFTQGSTFSDVGSLNASLQNPSDGVINTTLYISYLSDYIVEISNESVLGPVSIIASIGGLYAFSVAIFLCLMAQCEGRIKKLRNEDTRMLKILSKQRAQRNWNKVRKFVMYTWGPSNLDPTDRSGKWPEASVMDSLHGSFHKRRKPIRRGTSSGSKPKKPADMAIEIERVGEMQQPSSSRQP, from the exons ATGGCGTGCGCGGCGGCGCACATGTTCGCCTACAACGCCACACTCTGCGCCTGCGACCCCGGGTACTACCTCCGCGCCAACAGCAGCGGCGGCAACAGCAGCTGCGCGCcgctgctgggcggcggcggggacggcgacggGTTCGGCGACTGGCACGTGGGGTCCGTGGGCGCGACGCGGAACCAGAGCTTCTACTTCCTCACTCCCGTCCTCTCCCTCGACGTCGTCCGCCGCCTCACCCAGTCCCAGGCCGTCCTCCTCtgggccgcgctcgccgcgctcctcgcaTGGTTCGCCTTCTGCGCCGCCGCTAGGTTCGTCGGCCGGGACCCCGCCCGCCACAAGAAGCTCTTCGATTCCCGGTTTTGGATCAGCCGCCTCGACTGCATCTTCGACAACAACCACTATGCG GAAGACCAGCAGGTACtgaggaaaagaaaaacagagctGGGTGGTACGTTCTCGGTGGCTACCTTGATACTCTTCCTCGGATTAGTCACCGT GCTGCTGTATCAAGCCATCAAAAGACGCAGTGTCGAAGTACATCGAGTTAAACCAGCTAATGCTCCGGATTTGCTGGATTTTGTGAATGATCTCGAGTTTCACATAACCACTGTCTCAAGCATGTCCTGCGCTCAAGCAGTCGCACCTTCTACAATAGCAATGGGAACTCCTGGGTTTATGGACTTCAGGGTGCAGCCTCTGTCAACACTCTTGACCTACAGTTGCCAGAACACAAGCGATGGACCATCTATTACACTCAAGTGCAATGGTTGCCGAATCCCTCCAAGAGACCATTATGTATCCTGGCAATTTGTTGACCTGCCAAGGCAACCAGCTGCCGCTGTTGGCTTCCAGTTTAACCTGACTGCAAAGCAACATGGAGATAACAGTGACGTCAGCTTTGTGAGTGGTACAATAAGCTCTAACAATTTTGTTGATGACAAGCTGAAGACTTTCAGAGGACGAGACTCCAATGTGCTCAAGATTCAATTGTTTCCTCAAATATACAACAACCATCATGGCTTGAAGCTCTTGCAGCCACTTCTTCAGGACTTCACTCAAGGTTCTACCTTTTCAGATGTGGGCAGCTTAAATGCTTCCCTGCAGAATCCTAGTGATGGAGTGATAAATACTACACTCTACATAAGTTATCTTTCTGACTATATCGTGGAGATCAGCAATGAAAGCGTCTTAGGCCCAG TTAGTATAATTGCGAGTATTGGTGGTCTGTATGCCTTCAGTGTGGCAATTTTCCTGTGCCTCATGGCTCAA TGTGAAGGTAGGATAAAGAAGCTCCGTAATGAGGATACCAGAATGCTGAAAATTCTGAGCAAACAACGTGCTCAGCGAAATTGGAACAAG GTGCGGAAGTTTGTCATGTACACATGGGGTCCTAGCAACTTGGATCCAACTGATAGAAGCGGCAAGTGGCCTGAAGCTTCAGTGATGGATTCCCTGCACGGTTCCTTCCACAAAAGAAGAAAGCCTATTAGAAGAGGAACCTCCAGTGGAAGCAAACCCAAGAAGCCTGCTGATATG GCAATTGAAATCGAAAGAGTTGGAGAGATGCAGCAGCCAAGCAGTTCTAGACAGCCGTGA